In a single window of the Osmerus eperlanus chromosome 2, fOsmEpe2.1, whole genome shotgun sequence genome:
- the tecpr1b gene encoding tectonin beta-propeller repeat-containing protein 1 isoform X2 — protein sequence MTSSLLWSVDVYGKVYSLSTASGRWERTEDSLLELKRVTAGKRCSWGIGCDHHVYLNINPGVEPIRYREETYENQRWNPVDGFTDVLLPTDRWPWSDVTGMMSLPLHSFLLPSLSWEWEGDWYVDQSCGGDPAETGGWEYAVDFPANFSHEKKWNSCVRRRRWFRYRRYKARGEWAKIPLDHPKRPPLPLSDISCGGWEMSDQPGRHHFLWGVSQQGQVWFREGIQPLVPEGSCWEEVEVPRELSQLSAGPGDLLWALLWDGQLLVRTGITLDSPTGISWVVVDAPGKEGTAIHVAVGVGVVWVVTKDYKVWFRRGVNSHNPCGSGWISVGGEMMMVDVGLNDQVWGVSEDRGLYFRMGVTPSEPSGRGWIPILAQWGSSREVAPPSDGPEFGGQVTEASQGSVLGCEDSDLDTFPTGVSSSPSSATIPGLGDTPKPCVPKVTSDSFISSLVSDRERTPAPQLSSPEEPPGDHQEAAPVPSPASPGAAGPEVPWSNVDLQGAEGAQAEGPSLATAGATGPPSSVATYPLGLEPSQGMGEEEGPVWAWITGGGCDVDSSSQISWLSPTGPLTSSLSLTPVQSATWREQEQPRDRSSKRPLERSASVWMRKGSMRWWRDWKPQRWVDVGMALEQSTNSNGWRDSIFFIYYTQYDEKKYLHVFVSEVTALVPVLRDSQHAFAVYTAQRTKQRWPLILAAPTEKDMNDWVPLLVECCCEARGIRGPLSRQALWSVTSKGDVMVHEPSPCLEAPVHTLACDLMFWRQVPGHLRCVECNSLGVVWGVGCDGTAWVYSGRCGESGDQPSQGTTDSVQTQTDVRSVYVYENQRWNPMTGYTDKGLPTDRPMWSDESGLKECTKTNTHPPSLQWTWVTEWTIDNGIPGGTDKEGWQYAADFPVTFHGHKTMKDFVRRRRWARKCQISVIGPWQQIPPIPLSDITILPCLAQSCIEQVPVWAVSDKGDVLCRLGVTPLKPQGTSWLHIGTDQPFKSISIGGANQVWAIARDGAVFYRGSVSAQNPAGECWYHIPSPAKQALKQLSVGRTSVYAVDENSNLWYRQGLTPSYPQGSAWELISNNVTKVSVGPLDQVWIIADRVPGFPSEPPGTVCHRLGVGPMQPKGQSWDYGIGGGWEHISVRGNASEGQRAPPPQATLPASPHTPRAPLPASPHTPRTPLPASPHTPRAPLPASPHTPSSPLPRPEGQVNGTAMSL from the exons ATGACCAGCTCGCTGTTATGGTCAGTGGACGTGTACGGGAAGGTGTACAGCCTGTCTACCGCCAGTGGGCGCTGGGAACGCACCGAGGACTCGCTGCTTGAGCTTAAGCGTGTCACCGCTGGAAAGAGGTGCAGCTGGGGAATTGGCTGTGACCATCACGTTTACCTCAACATTAACCCGGGTGTCGAGCCCATCCGATATCGGGAAGAGACCTATGAAAACCAG AGGTGGAACCCTGTGGATGGCTTCACAGACGTCCTGTTGCCCACCGACCGCTGGCCGTGGAGTGACGTGACAGGAATGATGTCCCTGCCCCTGCACAGCTTCCTGCTGCCTTCGCTCAgctgggagtgggagggggactGGTACGTGGACCAGAGCTGTGGAGGAGACCCAGCTGAGACAGGG GGCTGGGAATACGCAGTGGACTTTCCTGCAAATTTCTCCCACGAGAAGAAGTGGAACTCCTGTGTTCGTCGCAGGCGGTGGTTTCGCTACAGGAGATACAAAGCCCGGGGAGAATGGGCCAAG ATCCCCCTGGACCACCCGAAGAGACCCCCACTGCCCCTCAGCGACATCAGCTGCGGAGGCTGGGAGATGAGCGACCAGCCCGGGAGGCACCATTTCCTGTGGGGCGTGTCCCAACAAGGACAG GTGTGGTTCAGGGAGGGTATCCAGCCACTGGTCCCAGAGGGCTCgtgctgggaggaggtggaggtcccCAGGGAGTTGTCCCAGCTGTCTGCCGGCCCCGGGGACTTGCTTTGGGCGCTGCTCTGGGACGGACAGCTGCTGGTCAGGACAGGCATCACCCTGGACAGCCCCACAG GCATCTCATGGGTGGTGGTGGATGCACCAGGCAAAGAGGGCACTGCCATTCATGTTGCGGTGGGGGTTGGCGTGGTCTGGGTGGTTACCAAGGACTACAAG GTGTGGTTCAGGAGAGGTGTGAACTCCCACAACCCCTGTGGCTCAGGGTGGATCAGCGTCGGAGGGGAGATGATGATGGTGGATGTAGGGCTTAACGATCAG GTGTGGGGTGTTAGCGAGGACCGTGGGCTCTACTTCAGGATGGGTGTTACCCCCTCTGAACCCAGTGGTAGGGGCTGGATCCCTATCTTGGCCCAATGGGGCAGCAGCAGGGAAGTGGCCCCGCCCAG TGATGGCCCTGAGTTCGGAGGTCAGGTGACCGAGGCGTCCCAGGGCTCCGTGCTGGGCTGCGAAGATTCAGACTTGGACACCTTCCCCACTGGCgtttcatcctccccctcttctgccaCAATCCCCGGATTAGGGGACACCCCCAAGCCCTGTGTCCCCAAAGTCACCAGCGATAGCTTCATCTCCAGTCTGGTCTCTGACCGCGAGAGAACCCCCGCACCCCAACTGTCCTCTCCTGAGGAACCCCCAGGGGATCACCAGGAGGCTGCCCCAGTCCCAAGCCCTGCTTCCCCAGGTGCTGCTGGACCTGAGGTCCCTTGGAGCAACGTGGACCTACAGGGTGCCGAGGGAGCCCAGGCGGAGGGTCCGTCCCTGGCTACGGCTGGGGCCACAGGGCCCCCTTCCTCGGTAGCTACTTACCCACTGGGACTGGAGCCCTCCCAGGGTATGGGGGAAGAGGAAGGCCCGGTATGGGCTTGGATCACAGGAGGGGGCTGTGATGTGGATTCCAGCTCCCAGATCAGCTGGCTCAGTCCTACAG gtcctctcACCAGCTCCCTGTCCCTGACCCCAGTCCAGTCAGCAACCTGGAGGGAGCAGGAGCAGCCCAGAGACCGCAGCAGTAAGAGGCCCCTGGAGAGGAGCGCG TCTGTGTGGATGAGAAAGGGCAGCATGCGCTGGTGGAGGGACTGGAAGCCCCAGCGCTGGGTGGATGTGGGCATGGCCCTGGAGCAGTCCACCAATAGCAACGGGTGGAGAGACAGCATCTTCTTTATCTACTACACCCAATATGACGAAAAGAAG taCCTCCATGTGTTTGTGAGCGAGGTGACAGCTCTGGTCCCGGTCCTGCGGGATTCCCAGCATGCCTTTGCTGTGTACACAGCCCAGAGGACCAAACAGAGGTGGCCTCTCATCCTGGCAGCCCCCACAGAGAAGGATATGAACGACTGGGTACCTC TGTTGGTAGAGTGCTGCTGTGAGGCCAGAGGGATCAGGGGACCCCTGTCCAGACAGGCCCTGTGGTCTGTCACATCTAAAGGGGACGTGATGGTCCACGAGCCCTCGCCCTGCCTGGAGGCCCCCGTACACACGCTTGCCTGCGACCTCAT GTTCTGGCGGCAGGTTCCGGGCCACCTTCGCTGTGTAGAATGTAACAGTTTGGGGGTGGTGTGGGGCGTCGGGTGCGACGGCACCGCCTGGGTCTACTCCGGGCGCTGTGGAGAGTCTGGGGACCAGCCCTCTCAGG GAACTACGGACAGCGTTCAGACCCAGACAGATGTGCGGAGTGTGTATGTCTATGAGAACCAGAGATGGAACCCCATGACTGGATACACAGACAA aggTCTCCCTACAGACAGGCCCATGTGGAGTGATGAGAGTGGGCTGAAGGAGtgcaccaagacaaacacacaccctccctctcttcaatgGACCTGG GTGACAGAGTGGACCATCGACAACGGCATCCCTGGGGGGACAGATAAAGAGGGGTGGCAGTATGCAGCAGACTTTCCTGT GACATTTCACGGCCACAAGACAATGAAAGACTTTGTGAGGCGCAGGCGCTGGGCCAG gAAGTGTCAGATCAGTGTGATTGGGCCGTGGCAGCAGATCCCGCCCATCCCCCTGAGTGACATCACAATCTTACCATGTCTGGCCCAGAGCTGCATAGAACAGGTCCCTGTGTGGGCCGTGAGTGACAAAGGGGATGTCCTCTGTCGCCTTGGGGTCACCCCTTTAAAGCCCCAG GGCACTTCCTGGCTGCACATCGGGACAGACCAGCCCTTCAAGTCAATTTCCATCGGCGGTGCCAACCAGGTTTGGGCCATCGCCAGGGACGGAGCCGTTTTCTACAGGGGCTCCGTGTCTGCCCAGAACCCTGCAG GAGAGTGTTGGTATCACATCCCCTCCCCTGCAAAGCAGGCCCTGAAACAGCTGTCTGTGGGGCGGACCTCCGTCTACGCTGTGGATGAAAATA gtaacCTCTGGTACAGACAAGGCCTGACCCCCAGCTATCCCCAGGGCTCAGCCTGGGAGCTCATCTCCAACAATGTCACCAAGGTCTCTGTGGGACCCCTTGACCAG GTGTGGATCATAGCAGACAGGGTCCCCGGCTTCCCCTCTGAGCCCCCTGGAACCGTTTGTCACCGGCTGGGGGTGGGGCCCATGCAGCCCAAGGGCCAATCCTGGGACTACGGCATAGGG GGAGGATGGGAGCACATCAGTGTGCGAGGGAATGCATCCGAAGGACAGCGTGCACCCCCACCCCAAGCAACACTCCCtgccagcccccacacccctcgAGCCCCCCTTCCTGCCAGCCCCCACACTCCTCGCACCCCCCTTCCtgccagcccccacacccctcgCGCCCCCCTTCCtgccagcccccacaccccatCGAGCCCCCTCCCTAGGCCAGAAGGTCAGGTCAATGGGACTGCTATGAGCCTGTAG
- the tecpr1b gene encoding tectonin beta-propeller repeat-containing protein 1 isoform X1 has product MTSSLLWSVDVYGKVYSLSTASGRWERTEDSLLELKRVTAGKRCSWGIGCDHHVYLNINPGVEPIRYREETYENQRWNPVDGFTDVLLPTDRWPWSDVTGMMSLPLHSFLLPSLSWEWEGDWYVDQSCGGDPAETGGWEYAVDFPANFSHEKKWNSCVRRRRWFRYRRYKARGEWAKIPLDHPKRPPLPLSDISCGGWEMSDQPGRHHFLWGVSQQGQVWFREGIQPLVPEGSCWEEVEVPRELSQLSAGPGDLLWALLWDGQLLVRTGITLDSPTGISWVVVDAPGKEGTAIHVAVGVGVVWVVTKDYKVWFRRGVNSHNPCGSGWISVGGEMMMVDVGLNDQVWGVSEDRGLYFRMGVTPSEPSGRGWIPILAQWGSSREVAPPSDGPEFGGQVTEASQGSVLGCEDSDLDTFPTGVSSSPSSATIPGLGDTPKPCVPKVTSDSFISSLVSDRERTPAPQLSSPEEPPGDHQEAAPVPSPASPGAAGPEVPWSNVDLQGAEGAQAEGPSLATAGATGPPSSVATYPLGLEPSQGMGEEEGPVWAWITGGGCDVDSSSQISWLSPTGPLTSSLSLTPVQSATWREQEQPRDRSSKRPLERSASVWMRKGSMRWWRDWKPQRWVDVGMALEQSTNSNGWRDSIFFIYYTQYDEKKYLHVFVSEVTALVPVLRDSQHAFAVYTAQRTKQRWPLILAAPTEKDMNDWLSLLVECCCEARGIRGPLSRQALWSVTSKGDVMVHEPSPCLEAPVHTLACDLMFWRQVPGHLRCVECNSLGVVWGVGCDGTAWVYSGRCGESGDQPSQGTTDSVQTQTDVRSVYVYENQRWNPMTGYTDKGLPTDRPMWSDESGLKECTKTNTHPPSLQWTWVTEWTIDNGIPGGTDKEGWQYAADFPVTFHGHKTMKDFVRRRRWARKCQISVIGPWQQIPPIPLSDITILPCLAQSCIEQVPVWAVSDKGDVLCRLGVTPLKPQGTSWLHIGTDQPFKSISIGGANQVWAIARDGAVFYRGSVSAQNPAGECWYHIPSPAKQALKQLSVGRTSVYAVDENSNLWYRQGLTPSYPQGSAWELISNNVTKVSVGPLDQVWIIADRVPGFPSEPPGTVCHRLGVGPMQPKGQSWDYGIGGGWEHISVRGNASEGQRAPPPQATLPASPHTPRAPLPASPHTPRTPLPASPHTPRAPLPASPHTPSSPLPRPEGQVNGTAMSL; this is encoded by the exons ATGACCAGCTCGCTGTTATGGTCAGTGGACGTGTACGGGAAGGTGTACAGCCTGTCTACCGCCAGTGGGCGCTGGGAACGCACCGAGGACTCGCTGCTTGAGCTTAAGCGTGTCACCGCTGGAAAGAGGTGCAGCTGGGGAATTGGCTGTGACCATCACGTTTACCTCAACATTAACCCGGGTGTCGAGCCCATCCGATATCGGGAAGAGACCTATGAAAACCAG AGGTGGAACCCTGTGGATGGCTTCACAGACGTCCTGTTGCCCACCGACCGCTGGCCGTGGAGTGACGTGACAGGAATGATGTCCCTGCCCCTGCACAGCTTCCTGCTGCCTTCGCTCAgctgggagtgggagggggactGGTACGTGGACCAGAGCTGTGGAGGAGACCCAGCTGAGACAGGG GGCTGGGAATACGCAGTGGACTTTCCTGCAAATTTCTCCCACGAGAAGAAGTGGAACTCCTGTGTTCGTCGCAGGCGGTGGTTTCGCTACAGGAGATACAAAGCCCGGGGAGAATGGGCCAAG ATCCCCCTGGACCACCCGAAGAGACCCCCACTGCCCCTCAGCGACATCAGCTGCGGAGGCTGGGAGATGAGCGACCAGCCCGGGAGGCACCATTTCCTGTGGGGCGTGTCCCAACAAGGACAG GTGTGGTTCAGGGAGGGTATCCAGCCACTGGTCCCAGAGGGCTCgtgctgggaggaggtggaggtcccCAGGGAGTTGTCCCAGCTGTCTGCCGGCCCCGGGGACTTGCTTTGGGCGCTGCTCTGGGACGGACAGCTGCTGGTCAGGACAGGCATCACCCTGGACAGCCCCACAG GCATCTCATGGGTGGTGGTGGATGCACCAGGCAAAGAGGGCACTGCCATTCATGTTGCGGTGGGGGTTGGCGTGGTCTGGGTGGTTACCAAGGACTACAAG GTGTGGTTCAGGAGAGGTGTGAACTCCCACAACCCCTGTGGCTCAGGGTGGATCAGCGTCGGAGGGGAGATGATGATGGTGGATGTAGGGCTTAACGATCAG GTGTGGGGTGTTAGCGAGGACCGTGGGCTCTACTTCAGGATGGGTGTTACCCCCTCTGAACCCAGTGGTAGGGGCTGGATCCCTATCTTGGCCCAATGGGGCAGCAGCAGGGAAGTGGCCCCGCCCAG TGATGGCCCTGAGTTCGGAGGTCAGGTGACCGAGGCGTCCCAGGGCTCCGTGCTGGGCTGCGAAGATTCAGACTTGGACACCTTCCCCACTGGCgtttcatcctccccctcttctgccaCAATCCCCGGATTAGGGGACACCCCCAAGCCCTGTGTCCCCAAAGTCACCAGCGATAGCTTCATCTCCAGTCTGGTCTCTGACCGCGAGAGAACCCCCGCACCCCAACTGTCCTCTCCTGAGGAACCCCCAGGGGATCACCAGGAGGCTGCCCCAGTCCCAAGCCCTGCTTCCCCAGGTGCTGCTGGACCTGAGGTCCCTTGGAGCAACGTGGACCTACAGGGTGCCGAGGGAGCCCAGGCGGAGGGTCCGTCCCTGGCTACGGCTGGGGCCACAGGGCCCCCTTCCTCGGTAGCTACTTACCCACTGGGACTGGAGCCCTCCCAGGGTATGGGGGAAGAGGAAGGCCCGGTATGGGCTTGGATCACAGGAGGGGGCTGTGATGTGGATTCCAGCTCCCAGATCAGCTGGCTCAGTCCTACAG gtcctctcACCAGCTCCCTGTCCCTGACCCCAGTCCAGTCAGCAACCTGGAGGGAGCAGGAGCAGCCCAGAGACCGCAGCAGTAAGAGGCCCCTGGAGAGGAGCGCG TCTGTGTGGATGAGAAAGGGCAGCATGCGCTGGTGGAGGGACTGGAAGCCCCAGCGCTGGGTGGATGTGGGCATGGCCCTGGAGCAGTCCACCAATAGCAACGGGTGGAGAGACAGCATCTTCTTTATCTACTACACCCAATATGACGAAAAGAAG taCCTCCATGTGTTTGTGAGCGAGGTGACAGCTCTGGTCCCGGTCCTGCGGGATTCCCAGCATGCCTTTGCTGTGTACACAGCCCAGAGGACCAAACAGAGGTGGCCTCTCATCCTGGCAGCCCCCACAGAGAAGGATATGAACGACTGG TTGTCACTGTTGGTAGAGTGCTGCTGTGAGGCCAGAGGGATCAGGGGACCCCTGTCCAGACAGGCCCTGTGGTCTGTCACATCTAAAGGGGACGTGATGGTCCACGAGCCCTCGCCCTGCCTGGAGGCCCCCGTACACACGCTTGCCTGCGACCTCAT GTTCTGGCGGCAGGTTCCGGGCCACCTTCGCTGTGTAGAATGTAACAGTTTGGGGGTGGTGTGGGGCGTCGGGTGCGACGGCACCGCCTGGGTCTACTCCGGGCGCTGTGGAGAGTCTGGGGACCAGCCCTCTCAGG GAACTACGGACAGCGTTCAGACCCAGACAGATGTGCGGAGTGTGTATGTCTATGAGAACCAGAGATGGAACCCCATGACTGGATACACAGACAA aggTCTCCCTACAGACAGGCCCATGTGGAGTGATGAGAGTGGGCTGAAGGAGtgcaccaagacaaacacacaccctccctctcttcaatgGACCTGG GTGACAGAGTGGACCATCGACAACGGCATCCCTGGGGGGACAGATAAAGAGGGGTGGCAGTATGCAGCAGACTTTCCTGT GACATTTCACGGCCACAAGACAATGAAAGACTTTGTGAGGCGCAGGCGCTGGGCCAG gAAGTGTCAGATCAGTGTGATTGGGCCGTGGCAGCAGATCCCGCCCATCCCCCTGAGTGACATCACAATCTTACCATGTCTGGCCCAGAGCTGCATAGAACAGGTCCCTGTGTGGGCCGTGAGTGACAAAGGGGATGTCCTCTGTCGCCTTGGGGTCACCCCTTTAAAGCCCCAG GGCACTTCCTGGCTGCACATCGGGACAGACCAGCCCTTCAAGTCAATTTCCATCGGCGGTGCCAACCAGGTTTGGGCCATCGCCAGGGACGGAGCCGTTTTCTACAGGGGCTCCGTGTCTGCCCAGAACCCTGCAG GAGAGTGTTGGTATCACATCCCCTCCCCTGCAAAGCAGGCCCTGAAACAGCTGTCTGTGGGGCGGACCTCCGTCTACGCTGTGGATGAAAATA gtaacCTCTGGTACAGACAAGGCCTGACCCCCAGCTATCCCCAGGGCTCAGCCTGGGAGCTCATCTCCAACAATGTCACCAAGGTCTCTGTGGGACCCCTTGACCAG GTGTGGATCATAGCAGACAGGGTCCCCGGCTTCCCCTCTGAGCCCCCTGGAACCGTTTGTCACCGGCTGGGGGTGGGGCCCATGCAGCCCAAGGGCCAATCCTGGGACTACGGCATAGGG GGAGGATGGGAGCACATCAGTGTGCGAGGGAATGCATCCGAAGGACAGCGTGCACCCCCACCCCAAGCAACACTCCCtgccagcccccacacccctcgAGCCCCCCTTCCTGCCAGCCCCCACACTCCTCGCACCCCCCTTCCtgccagcccccacacccctcgCGCCCCCCTTCCtgccagcccccacaccccatCGAGCCCCCTCCCTAGGCCAGAAGGTCAGGTCAATGGGACTGCTATGAGCCTGTAG